A window of Mangifera indica cultivar Alphonso chromosome 11, CATAS_Mindica_2.1, whole genome shotgun sequence contains these coding sequences:
- the LOC123228607 gene encoding uncharacterized protein LOC123228607, whose translation MQKVNRPASLLFQSVFLLFFVLNHSSKRSVQAQSLPPAKYDGFVYKSYPVDADTIIVEAFFDPVCPDSRDSWPTLKEALEHYGPRVSLVVHLLPLPYHDNAFASSRALHIVNMLNSSSTFHLLEWFFEHQERFYNAPTYNMSRASVVKEIVEFAAEGVGNSYLSALELGFTDRKTDLLTRVSFKYSATRGVSGTPTFFVNGFVLPNSGSPLDYNGWRNVIDPLVSAKASEDDDLVHLFY comes from the exons ATGCAGAAAGTAAATCGCCCAGCATCTCTATTATTTCAgtctgtttttttattgtttttcgtTCTGAATCATTCATCTAAACGGAGCGTTCAAGCCCAGTCACTGCCGCCGGCAAAGTACGATGGTTTCGTGTACAAGAGTTACCCAGTTGACGCGGACACAATCATCGTCGAAGCGTTCTTCGATCCGGTCTGTCCTGATAGCAGGGACTCGTGGCCAACTCTCAAAGAAGCCCTGGAACACTACGGCCCTCGCGTTTCCCTCGTCGTTCATCTCTTGCCTTTGCC TTACCACGACAATGCTTTTGCTAGTTCTCGTGCTTTGCACATTGTAAACATGCTGAATTCTTCCTCTACTTTTCATTTGTTGGAGTGGTTCTTCGAACATCAG GAGAGATTTTACAATGCTCCGACATACAACATGTCAAGGGCTTCTGTTGTGAAGGAAATTGTCGAGTTTGCAGCTGAAGGAGTTGGAAACTCTTATTTGTCTGCACTTGAGTTGGGCTTTACCGACAGAAAAACTGATCTTTTGACAAGGGTTTCCTTCAAG TATAGCGCAACAAGAGGGGTGTCTGGGACGCCTACTTTCTTCGTTAATGGATTTGTATTGCCTAACTCTGGCTCTCCTCTAGATTATAATGGATGGAGAAACGTGATTGATCCATTGGTTAGCGCAAAGGCTAGTGAGGATGATGATTTAGTGCATTTATTCTATTAA
- the LOC123228645 gene encoding pentatricopeptide repeat-containing protein At1g20230, with protein sequence MNLTKQALPHFENIQRSIFHTLNSLKSSLSQTQQAHAHILKTGVSNDSYLATKLLSQYANHQDFYDANQILSSTLDPTVFSYSALIFAYTKQNHFAQSLRVFTQMLSHGLAPDTHVLPNILKACTGLLALETGKQVHAMVFVYGFDLDSFVQGSLIHMYLKCQNIGNAHKVFDRLAQPDVVTFSALIAAYARYGCVGEAKKLFNEMGRVRVEPNVVSWNGMIAGFNQSGHCEEAALLFQRMHFEGFRPDDHSVSSVLSAVGDLENPKIGIQIHSFVIKEGLLEDKCVASSLIDMYGKCACTWNMSKVFHEMDNLDVGACNAFVTGLCRNGLIDNALEVFRQFQSQGVELNVVSWTSVIAGCSQNGKGIQALELFREMQAAGIKPNNVTIPCLLSACGSIAALMLGKAAHCFSIRRGISDGIYVSGALIDMYAKCGRIQMSRLCFDMMSSKNLVCWNAIMGGYAMHGKAKEALEIFHLMQKSGEKPSIISFICVLSACSQAGLTDEGCKIFDSMGKKHGIEARMEHYACMVTLLGRSGRLEEAYKMIERMPFEPDACVWGALLSSCRVHSNVNLAEVAAKNLFELEPANSGNYILLSNIYASKGMWIEVDAVRDIMKATGLRKSPGCSWIEVKNKVHMLLAGDESHPQMDQIMDKLNKLYMEMKESGYFPYTDFVLQDVEEQDKEQILCGHSEKLAVVLGLLNSPPGAPLQVIKNLRICVDCHAVIKFISSFERRDIFVRDTNRFHHFRDGVCSCGDYW encoded by the coding sequence ATGAACTTGACGAAACAGGCTCTTCCTCACTTCGAAAACATTCAACGCTCAATCTTCCACACCCTCAATTCACTCAAATCTTCTCTATCACAGACGCAACAAGCCCATGCTCACATTCTCAAAACCGGCGTCTCCAATGACTCGTATCTTGCGACGAAGCTTCTATCTCAATATGCAAATCACCAAGATTTCTATGACGCAAACCAAATCCTTTCTTCTACCCTTGACCCGACAGTCTTTTCTTACTCTGCTCTTATCTTTGCCTACACGAAACAAAATCATTTCGCTCAATCACTCCGGGTATTCACTCAAATGCTTTCGCATGGCCTGGCACCTGATACCCACGTGTTGCCTAATATTCTTAAGGCTTGCACTGGGTTGTTGGCGTTGGAAACTGGAAAACAAGTTCATGCAATGGTGTTTGTGTACGGGTTTGATTTAGATTCGTTTGTTCAGGGTTCTTTGATtcatatgtacttaaaatgtcAGAACATTGGGAACGCTCACAAAGTGTTTGATAGATTGGCCCAGCCGGATGTGGTTACTTTTAGTGCTCTGATTGCGGCTTACGCGCGATATGGGTGCGTGGGTGAAGCGAAAAAACTGTTTAACGAGATGGGTCGTGTAAGAGTGGAACCCAATGTGGTGTCCTGGAATGGTATGATTGCAGGGTTTAATCAGAGTGGACATTGTGAAGAGGCGGCTCTTTTGTTTCAAAGGATGCATTTTGAAGGATTTAGGCCTGATGACCATAGTGTTTCTAGTGTTCTTTCAGCTGTAGGCGACTTGGAGAACCCCAAAATTGGGATTCAGATTCATAGTTTTGTGATCAAGGAGGGCTTGTTGGAGGACAAGTGCGTTGCTAGTTCTCTTATTGATATGTATGGAAAGTGTGCGTGTACGTGGAATATGTCAAAAGTGTTTCATGAAATGGACAATTTGGATGTAGGTGCCTGCAATGCTTTTGTTACAGGTCTCTGTAGGAACGGTCTTATTGACAATGCATTGGAGGTCTTTAGGCAATTCCAGAGCCAAGGTGTGGAATTGAATGTTGTGTCCTGGACCTCTGTGATTGCTGGTTGCTCTCAAAATGGGAAAGGCATTCAGGCATTGGAACTTTTTAGAGAGATGCAGGCAGCTGGGATAAAGCCGAACAATGTTACAATACCTTGCTTGCTATCAGCCTGCGGAAGTATTGCAGCATTGATGCTTGGGAAGGCAGCTCATTGTTTTTCTATCAGAAGAGGAATATCTGATGGCATTTACGTGTCTGGGGCGCTAATTGATATGTATGCAAAGTGTGGAAGGATTCAAATGTCACGACTCTGCTTTGATATGATGTCATCCAAAAACTTGGTTTGCTGGAACGCGATAATGGGTGGATATGCAATGCATGGAAAGGCTAAAGAAGCTCTAGAGATTTTTCATTTGATGCAAAAGAGTGGAGAGAAGCCTAGTATTATTAGCTTCATTTGTGTGTTATCTGCCTGTAGTCAGGCTGGCCTAACTGATGAAGGCTGCAAAATTTTTGATAGCATGGGCAAAAAGCATGGTATTGAAGCAAGGATGGAGCATTATGCTTGCATGGTGACCCTTCTAGGGCGTTCTGGAAGGCTAGAAGAGGCATATAAAATGATTGAGCGAATGCCTTTTGAGCCAGATGCATGTGTTTGGGGAGCTTTGCTTAGTTCTTGTAGAGTTCACAGTAATGTGAATTTAGCTGAGGTTGCTGCTAAAAATCTCTTTGAACTGGAACCTGCAAATTCTGGGAACTACATACTCCTGTCCAATATATATGCATCCAAAGGCATGTGGATTGAGGTTGATGCGGTGAGAGATATAATGAAAGCTACAGGTTTGAGGAAAAGCCCTGGCTGTAGTTGGATTGAGGTGAAAAACAAAGTGCACATGCTTCTTGCTGGAGATGAATCACATCCTCAAATGGACCAAATCATGGataagttaaataaattatatatggaGATGAAGGAGTCAGGTTACTTTCCATATACTGACTTTGTGCTGCAGGATGTGGAGGAGCAGGATAAGGAGCAGATCTTGTGTGGGCACAGTGAGAAGTTGGCTGTAGTGCTTGGACTTCTTAATAGTCCACCGGGAGCTCCTCTTCAAGTGATTAAGAACCTAAGAATCTGTGTTGATTGCCATGctgtaataaaatttatttccagTTTTGAAAGGAGAGACATATTTGTTAGAGACACTAATAGGTTCCATCATTTTAGAGACGGAGTTTGTTCTTGTGGGGATTATTGGTGA
- the LOC123229035 gene encoding E3 ubiquitin-protein ligase ATL23, with product MRYGVHYASQPVPSLSPAPPIIASSSVAATIAANNNHHNDMLASVLLALFLPCLGMSGIFIVYICLLWYVSSLNHHPDARFPTVKPVAVVGLSASELEKLPKVSGKELVVGTECAVCLDEIESEQPVRLVPGCNHGFHLQCGDAWLSRQSACPVCRGKLDSEFFKALEENPC from the coding sequence ATGCGCTATGGCGTGCATTACGCATCACAGCCCGTTCCATCTCTTTCTCCAGCACCCCCCATAATCGCTTCTTCTTCTGTTGCTGCCACCATCGCCGCCAACAACAATCATCACAACGACATGCTGGCTTCAGTTTTGTTGGCTCTGTTTTTACCCTGTTTGGGCATGAGTGGAATTTTCATCGTCTACATCTGCCTTTTGTGGTACGTTAGTAGCCTTAACCACCACCCTGATGCGCGGTTTCCGACGGTTAAGCCTGTGGCGGTAGTGGGTTTGTCGGCGTCTGAGCTTGAGAAGTTGCCTAAGGTTAGCGGGAAAGAGCTGGTTGTGGGGACAGAGTGTGCCGTCTGTTTGGACGAAATCGAGAGTGAACAACCGGTTAGACTCGTTCCCGGTTGCAATCACGGGTTTCATTTGCAGTGTGGTGATGCTTGGCTTTCAAGACAGTCGGCATGCCCTGTTTGTAGAGGCAAACTTgactctgaattcttcaaagctTTAGAAGAAAATCCCTGCTAG
- the LOC123230130 gene encoding patatin-like protein 2 has protein sequence MGKAKAAVKPPTYGNLITVLSIDGGGIRGVIPGVILAFLESELQKLDGEEARIADYFDVIAGTSTGGLVTAMLTAPDEKNRPLFAAKDIKDFYLNECPKIFPQLSNPLLANVWKVIKAFAGPKYDGKYLHKIVKEKLGNTRLHQTLTNVVIPTFDIQLLQPTIFSSYKVKQNRSLDALLSDICIATSAAPTYLPAHYFETKDSEGKVKSFNLIDGGVAANNPALVAIGEVTKSITRGSPNFFPIKPIDHGRFLVISLGTGTPIQEGKYSAKEAAKWDLWGWLTGGGSTPLVDVFTQASAAMVDFYISAVYPALHSEKNYLRIQDDKLRGVVSFVDIATKNNLEDLVKVGEELLKKPVSRVNLESGIFEPLNNNETNEEALIRFAKLLSDEKRLRQTRSPSPKS, from the exons ATGGGAAAAGCAAAGGCAGCCGTCAAACCTCCAACTTATGGAAACCTAATAACTGTTCTTAGCATCGATGGGGGTGGAATAAGAGGAGTTATCCCCGGAGTCATCCTTGCTTTCCTTGAGTCTGAACTTCAG AAGCTTGATGGTGAGGAAGCAAGAATCGCAGATTATTTTGATGTGATTGCCGGGACAAGCACGGGTGGTCTTGTGACTGCCATGCTGACTGCTCCAGATGAAAAAAACCGACCCCTTTTTGCGGCCAAAGATATAAAGGACTTCTACTTAAATGAGTGTCCCAAGATCTTTCCTCAACTTAG TAATCCATTATTAGCGAACGTCTGGAAGGTCATCAAAGCTTTCGCAGGACCAAAATACGATGGAAAGTATCttcataaaattgttaaagaaaaactAGGAAATACAAGACTTCACCAGACATTGACAAATGTTGTGATCCCTACTTTTGACATCCAGCTACTCCAGCCGACCATCTTTTCCAGCTACAAG GTGAAACAGAACCGAAGTTTAGATGCCTTATTGTCAGACATATGCATAGCAACCTCGGCAGCACCAACTTATCTTCCAGCACACTATTTTGAAACCAAAGACTCGGAAGGAAAAGTGAAAAGCTTCAACCTGATTGACGGTGGAGTTGCCGCAAATAACCCG GCATTAGTTGCTATCGGTGAAGTAACAAAGTCAATTACTAGGGGAAGTCCAAACTTCTTTCCAATAAAGCCAATTGACCATGGACGGTTTCTAGTTATATCTCTAGGAACTGGCACGCCAATACAAGAAGGAAAATACAGTGCGAAAGAAGCAGCAAAGTGGGATTTATGGGGTTGGTTAACAGGTGGTGGTTCCACTCCTTTAGTTGATGTGTTTACTCAAGCAAGTGCAGCTATGgtagatttttatatttctgCCGTTTACCCAGCCCTTCACTCAGAAAAGAACTATCTGCGGATTCAG GATGATAAATTAAGAGGAGTGGTATCTTTTGTTGATATAGCCACTAAGAATAACTTGGAAGACCTTGTGAAAGTTGGAGAAGAACTGTTAAAGAAACCAGTTTCAAGGGTGAATCTGGAATCAGGTATCTTTGAACCTCTCAACAATAACGAGACCAATGAGGAGGCTCTCATAAG GTTTGCCAAACTACTTTCCGACGAGAAGCGGCTTCGCCAGACTAGGTCACCATCACCCAAATCATGA